GTTGACACGGACAAAGTCAGGGAAAACCTCTGAAATTATTTCAATATTGAACCTTGGACATATAAGAGTTACGAATCGAATCTCTTTAGAAAGAGGATCTTTTGTCTCATGGTAGCCTGCTCCAGTCCCCTTACGAAACTTTCGTTATTGGGTTAGCCATACACTTCACATGTTTCTAGCGATTCACATGGCATCATCAAATGATACAAGTCTTGGATAAGAATCTACAACGCACTAGAACGCCCTTGTTGACGATCCTTTACTCCGACAGCATCTAGGGTTCCTCGAACAATGTGATATCTCACACCGGGTAAATCCTTAACCCTTCCCCCTCTTACTAAGACTACAGAATGTTCTTGTGAATTATGGCCAATACCGGGTATATAAGCAGTGATTTCAAATCCAGAGGTTAATCGTACTCTGGCAACTTTACGTAGGGCAGAGTTTGGTTTTTTGGGGGTGATAGTGGAAAAGTTGACAGATAAGTCACCCTTACTGCCACTCTACAGAAACGTACATGAGATTTTCACCTCATACGGCTCCTCGTTCAATTCTTTCGAAGTCATTGGATCCTTTTACGCGTTCGAAAATCCCCCCCTTTTTCCACTCCGTCCCGAAGAGTAACTAGGACCAATTTAGTCACGTTTTCATGTTCCAATTGAACACTTTCCTTTTTTGATTATTCTCAAACTCAAAGGAGAAGATTATTCTCTTTACCAAACATATGCGTATCCAATCACGATCTTATAATAAGAACAAGAGATCTTTCTCGATCAATCCCTTTGCCCCTCATTCTTCGAGAATCAGAAAGATCCTTTTCAAGTTTCAATTTGTTCATTTGGAATCTGGGTTCTTCTATATTGACTTCTTTTCTTTTTTTTTTTTATTGAATATTTTCCCTCTCTTTTTTTATATCATTCCTTAAGTCCCATAGGTTTGATTCTTTATAATTGGACCCATTTTCTCATTGAGCGAAGGGTACGAAATAAATCAGATTTCTTTTTCGATCAAAAATACTATGTGAAATCTTCGGTTTTTTCCTCTTCCTATATCCCATAGGTACAGTGTTTGAATCAATAGAGAACCTTTTCTTCTGTATGAATCGATATTATTCCATTCCAATTCCTTCCCGATACCTCCCAAGGAAAATCTCGAATTGGATCCCAAATTGACGGGTTAGTGTGAGCTTATCCATGCGGTTATGCACTAGGAATCCATTTTATGAAAGATCCTGGCTTTCGTGCTTTGGTGGGTCTCCGAGATCCTTTCGATGACCTATGTTGTGTTGAAGGGATATCTATAGAATCCGATCGATTGCGTAAAGCCCGCGGTAGCAATGGAACCGGGGAAAGTATACAGAAAACACAGTTCTTTTCTATTATATTAGTATTTTCTAATATTATATTATATAAGATTAGATTAGTTAGTGATCCCGGCTTAGTGAGTCTTTTCTTCCGTGATGAACTGTTGGCGCCTGTCTTACATTTTGTATCTGTGGACCGAGGAGAAAGGGGGCTCGGCGGGAAGAGGATTGTACCGTGAGAGAAGCAAGGAGGTCAACCTCTTTCAAATATACAACATGGATTCTGGCAATGCAATGTAGTTGGACTCTCATGTCGATCCGAATGAATCATTCTTTCCACGGAGGTAAATCTTTGCCTGCTAGGCAGGAGGATAGCAAGTTACAAATTCTGTCTCGGTAGGACATGTCTTTCTATTAGTATGAAATTCATAAATGAAGTAGTTAATGGTGGGGTTACCGTTATCCTTTTTGTGACGAATCTTGTATATGTTCCTAAGAAAAGGAATTTGTCCATTTTTCGGGGTCTCAAGGGGGCGTGGAAACACATAAGAACTCTTGAGTGGAAATGGAAAAGAGATGGAACTCCAGTTCCTTCAGAAATGGTAAGATCTTTGGCGCAAGAAGAAGGGGTTGATCCGTATCATCTTGACGAGGATCCACATCGGTAGTTGTTGGCTGTTATGCGTCTTGTGCTGATCTGGTAACTGTTATGAATGTGGAGGAGCAGTTGATTCAGCAATTTCTAGTCCTCATCTATCTGGTGTTTCATCCATTTTAGGTTCTATCAATCTCGACCGGATCAGAGTAAACAACAATGTCGAATCAGGCCGCCCCCTGTCTTGAAAGAATTCACACGCGGCCACCAGCTTTCCAAAAAGAAGGGGAGATCCGCTGCTTACTGCTCACGGAAACACTAGATTTATTCATTTTCTTCAGTACTCTTTGGGTAGAGAGTAACATCCTTAGCCTTGCACATAAAATGGGAAGTATTCTCTCTACCACAATGATACACATCACGATCATAGAGCCAAGGCCGACCCCATAATATGTGTGTAACATTCATGGGAACAACAGCACACCAAATAGAATCTTTATAATGACCAGAAAATAGAAACTAAACAGCATTGAGTTACCGGTATGGTAGTTTTGTTGATCCATGCGACATGATATGGTTGTGGATGTGGCTCGGTAGGAAGCTTCTATATCTCAACTGTAGAGGCTGAAACCACATTCATGCAACTCCCACCATCCATGACCAGCTTCCGTAATTCTTTGCCGCAGGTGACAAGTGTTTGAAAGATGGTTGTTCTCTTCCAATCTTACTTCTCAATCTTTGGGGCAGCGAGAGCCGAACCACCATAGCAAGGGAGGTATCTACGTCAGAATCCACCAAGTCGTCTGCATTGAACTCTGGATTCTCTTCATCTTCCTCATTTTCTGCTCCTTCTTCTTGAAGCTGTTCTTCTTGTTCCACTTGTAGGCTGGGCTTTGTTGGAGAGGTGTTGTCCTAGCAGTTCGGTTGCCATCAGTAAGCCTTTTTGCTGCTATCTCCCCAGCTTGGTAAGTTATTTTCTTGACGGTTGGCACCCGTAAGTACTCCTCCATATCTAAGGCCACTTGAAAACCATGTTCCACACTAGAAAGGGGTTGCCGAAGCAACTCTTTCCTTATATCGAACCTCAGGCCAGATTTGAATCTAGCCAAAGTGTGGCGAGGATCTTCAACAATTTGACTCCGAGTCTTGAGTTCGTCAAACCTTTGCATGTACTCCGCTACTGTCATGTTGCCTTGCTTGAGATTGAAAAGTTGTTAAAATAACTTGTCTTGGTAATTAGGCGGCATGTATTTCTCTCGAAGCTTTGCCTTCATCTCTTGCCAAGTAGCTATTGGTGGTTGTCCCAATCTTCTTATATCACCTTCAAAACCGTTCCACCACACCTTCGCGAGGCTCACTAGCTTCATCTTAACAAACCGAACTCGCCGCTCATGTCATACCAATAAAAAGACTCATCAATCGCAGACAACCAATCGGCAAAGGTTGTTGGATTAAGTCTACCATCAAAATATGGAACGCCTACTTTAACCTTTCTTTACCTTGACAAGGGATATAACTCAGCGGTAGAGTGTCACCTTGACGTGGTGGAAGTCATCAGTTCGAGCCTGATTATCCCTAAACCCAATGGGAGTTTTTCTATTTTGATTTGCTCCCCCGCCGTGATTGAACGAGAATCAAGAAGAGGCTCGTGGGATTGACGTGAGGGGGCAGGGATGGCTATATTTCTGGGAGCGAACTCCGGGCGAATATGAAGCGCATGGATACAAGTTAGGCCTTGGAATGAAAGACAATTCCGAATCCGCTTTGTCTACGAACAAGGAAGCTATAAGTAATGCAACTATGAATCTCATGGAGAGTTCGATCCTGGCTCAGGATGAACGCTGGCGGCATGCTTAACACATGCAAGTCGGACGGGAAGTGGTGTTTCCAGTGGCGGACGGGTGAGTAACGCGTAAGAACCTGCCCTTGGGAGGGGAACAACAGCTGGAAACGGCTGCT
The nucleotide sequence above comes from Daucus carota subsp. sativus plastid, complete sequence. Encoded proteins:
- the rps12 gene encoding ribosomal protein S12, producing the protein MPTIKQLIRNTRQPIRNVTKSPALRGCPQRRGTCTRVYTITPKKPNSALRKVARVRLTSGFEITAYIPGIGHNSQEHSVVLVRGGRVKDLPGVRYHIVRGTLDAVGVKDRQQGRSKYGVKKPK